One Entomomonas asaccharolytica DNA segment encodes these proteins:
- the ispG gene encoding flavodoxin-dependent (E)-4-hydroxy-3-methylbut-2-enyl-diphosphate synthase produces MNTTSPIKRRLSRKIYVGNVAVGGDAPISVQSMTNTETCDVAATVAQIQQLEKAGADIVRVSVPSMEAAEAFGEIKKQVNVPLVADIHFDYTIALRVAELGVDCLRINPGNIGREDRVKAVVDAAKDKNIPIRIGVNAGSLEKDLQKKYGEPTPEALVESALRHIDYLDKLDFQNFKVSVKASDVFMAVSAYRLLAKQIEQPLHLGITEAGGLRSGTVKSAVGLGILLAEGIGDTLRISLAADPVEEVKVGFDLLKSLKLRSRGINFIACPSCSRQNFDVVKTMNELETRLDDLLVPMDVAVIGCVVNGPGEAKEADLGLAGGTPNNLVYVDGKPAQKLSNDHFIDELERLIREKAKQKLAEQAAIIARS; encoded by the coding sequence ATGAATACCACTTCACCCATAAAACGTCGTCTTTCCAGAAAAATTTATGTCGGTAATGTAGCAGTAGGTGGTGATGCACCTATCAGTGTACAAAGCATGACCAACACCGAAACCTGTGATGTTGCAGCTACCGTTGCGCAAATTCAACAGCTTGAAAAAGCAGGGGCAGATATCGTACGTGTTTCTGTACCGAGTATGGAAGCAGCAGAAGCTTTTGGAGAAATTAAAAAACAAGTAAACGTACCTTTAGTAGCGGATATTCATTTTGACTATACCATTGCATTAAGGGTGGCAGAGCTTGGTGTAGATTGTTTACGTATTAATCCTGGCAATATCGGTAGAGAAGATCGGGTTAAAGCAGTGGTTGATGCTGCTAAAGATAAAAATATTCCTATTCGTATTGGAGTTAATGCGGGTTCTTTAGAAAAAGACTTACAAAAAAAATACGGTGAACCTACCCCGGAAGCATTGGTAGAGTCAGCATTACGCCATATTGATTATTTAGATAAGTTAGATTTTCAAAATTTTAAAGTCAGTGTTAAAGCCTCAGATGTGTTTATGGCGGTGAGTGCTTATCGTTTACTAGCCAAGCAAATCGAGCAGCCATTACATTTGGGGATTACTGAAGCAGGCGGCCTTCGTTCTGGTACGGTTAAGTCGGCAGTAGGGCTGGGTATTTTATTGGCAGAAGGTATTGGTGATACGCTACGTATTTCATTAGCGGCTGATCCTGTGGAAGAAGTAAAAGTAGGCTTTGATCTATTAAAATCGCTTAAGCTGCGTTCTCGTGGTATTAACTTTATTGCATGTCCAAGTTGTTCAAGACAAAATTTTGATGTGGTGAAAACCATGAATGAACTTGAAACCCGACTAGATGACTTGTTAGTGCCTATGGATGTAGCGGTTATTGGTTGTGTGGTAAATGGGCCAGGCGAAGCCAAAGAAGCTGATTTAGGTTTGGCCGGGGGGACGCCTAATAATTTGGTTTATGTGGATGGTAAGCCTGCACAAAAACTATCCAACGACCACTTTATTGATGAGCTAGAACGCTTAATTAGAGAAAAAGCTAAACAAAAACTTGCAGAGCAAGCAGCTATTATTGCACGTAGTTAA
- a CDS encoding YgiW/YdeI family stress tolerance OB fold protein — translation MKKYILASLLVASSSLVLADGFTGASTANNAGGYTGPANTSAKLMSVKQAQSLADDSYVTLRGNIVQHIREDKYSFQDSTGKVVVEIDNDLWYGLTVAPTDTVEIIGEVDKDSPWGKVEIDVKSIKKI, via the coding sequence ATGAAAAAATATATATTAGCTAGTTTATTAGTTGCTTCTAGTTCCCTTGTTTTAGCGGATGGTTTTACAGGTGCTAGTACAGCAAATAATGCAGGTGGCTACACTGGGCCAGCCAATACATCTGCTAAGTTAATGTCGGTTAAACAAGCGCAATCTTTAGCAGATGATAGTTATGTAACGTTGAGAGGCAACATTGTTCAACATATCAGGGAAGACAAATACTCTTTCCAAGACAGTACTGGTAAAGTGGTTGTTGAAATAGACAATGATCTTTGGTACGGCTTAACTGTAGCCCCTACAGATACTGTTGAAATCATTGGTGAAGTGGATAAAGACAGCCCTTGGGGAAAAGTTGAGATTGATGTTAAAAGCATCAAGAAAATTTAG
- the der gene encoding ribosome biogenesis GTPase Der, whose product MVPVLALVGRPNVGKSTLFNRLTKSRSAIVAEYAGLTRDRQYGEAHWKGKPYIVIDTGGLSGEELGIDAKMAQQSLLAIEEADVVLFMVDAKDGLTGGDQLIMDHLRKRNKKTYLVVNKIDAVNADYVQAEFSPLGFETILAIAAAHGRGINPMLEAILTEMLANSDCEEREEAVTDVPETEETPRVPGPSEKDGIKIAIIGRPNVGKSTLVNRMLGEERVVVFDQAGTTRDSIYIPFTRDEEKYTFIDTAGVRRRGKIFEAVEKFSVIKTLQAIQDANVVIFVMDAREGVVEHDLNLLGFVLETGRALVIALNKWDGMEASERDYLKTELQRRLMFVNFADIHFISALHGTGVGHLYKSVQTAFASAVTRWPTSKLTRILEDAVQEHQPPLVNGRRIKLRYAHLGGANPPLIVIHGNQVEKVPKSYTRYLENTFRRALKLVGTPIRIEYKGSVNPYEGKKNTLTERQVNKKRRLMSHHKKAEKKRKDKKR is encoded by the coding sequence ATGGTTCCTGTGCTTGCCCTAGTAGGCCGTCCAAATGTTGGTAAATCAACTTTATTTAACCGTCTTACTAAGTCGCGTAGTGCTATCGTAGCAGAGTACGCAGGCTTAACCCGTGATCGTCAATATGGCGAAGCTCATTGGAAAGGTAAACCTTATATCGTGATTGATACAGGCGGTTTATCTGGTGAAGAATTAGGTATTGATGCCAAAATGGCACAACAATCATTGCTGGCTATTGAAGAAGCAGATGTTGTGTTATTTATGGTGGATGCCAAAGATGGATTAACAGGTGGTGATCAGTTAATTATGGATCACCTACGTAAACGTAATAAAAAAACTTACTTAGTGGTTAATAAGATAGATGCGGTTAATGCTGATTATGTACAAGCAGAATTTAGCCCATTAGGTTTTGAAACTATCCTTGCCATTGCTGCGGCTCATGGTCGTGGTATTAACCCCATGCTAGAAGCCATCTTGACAGAAATGCTAGCAAATAGCGATTGTGAAGAAAGGGAAGAAGCGGTTACTGATGTGCCAGAAACGGAAGAAACTCCCCGTGTACCTGGCCCTAGTGAAAAAGATGGTATTAAAATAGCGATAATTGGTCGTCCTAATGTGGGTAAATCTACCTTAGTCAATCGTATGCTAGGTGAGGAACGCGTGGTAGTGTTTGACCAAGCAGGTACTACCCGCGACAGTATTTATATTCCTTTTACCCGTGATGAAGAAAAATATACCTTTATTGATACAGCGGGGGTTAGAAGACGGGGCAAAATTTTTGAAGCTGTTGAAAAATTCTCCGTTATTAAAACCTTGCAAGCTATTCAAGATGCCAATGTGGTGATCTTTGTAATGGATGCCAGAGAAGGTGTAGTTGAGCATGACCTTAACTTATTAGGTTTCGTATTAGAAACAGGTCGTGCCTTAGTGATTGCGCTGAATAAATGGGATGGTATGGAAGCCTCTGAACGCGACTACCTTAAAACAGAGCTACAACGTCGTTTAATGTTTGTCAACTTTGCGGATATCCATTTTATTTCTGCATTGCATGGTACAGGGGTTGGGCACCTCTATAAATCTGTACAAACTGCTTTTGCTTCTGCGGTTACTCGTTGGCCTACCAGTAAGCTAACGCGAATTTTAGAAGATGCGGTGCAGGAACATCAACCACCTTTAGTCAATGGTCGTCGTATTAAATTACGTTATGCGCACCTTGGCGGAGCAAACCCACCGCTTATTGTGATTCATGGTAATCAGGTAGAAAAAGTACCTAAATCCTATACACGTTATTTGGAAAATACCTTTAGAAGAGCCTTAAAACTGGTTGGTACACCTATTCGTATTGAATATAAGGGCAGTGTCAATCCATATGAAGGTAAGAAAAATACCCTTACCGAAAGGCAAGTGAATAAAAAGCGCCGTTTAATGAGTCATCATAAAAAAGCAGAGAAAAAACGTAAGGATAAAAAACGTTGA
- the hisS gene encoding histidine--tRNA ligase, giving the protein MTEALQAITGMNDILPEQTPLWQYFEDTVADLLNSYGYKQIRTPIMEYTGLFKRSIGEVTDIVEKEMYTLDKEDGKSYTLRPENTAAVVRSMIEHGLAHAGRVQKLWYCGPMFRRERPQKGRYRQFHQIGAEVFNLAGPDIDAELIALTWRLWKVLGIEQVITLELNSLGSLEARNTYKQALVDYLTDHKEQLDEDSKRRLTTNPLRILDSKIEKTKAILVNAPKFTDYIDADSAAHFKGLTDRLDALAIPYVINANLVRGLDYYNKTVFEWTTTELGAQGTVCGGGRYDGLFEQIGGRAAYGVGFAMGVERLILLLEKLGKIPPTLNQLDIYLVAVGEGTDIAALQLAEQLRDQLPQLKLQVNAGGGNFKNQLKKADNSGARYAIILGGDELTQQTVLCKSLRDDSAQQTISWSELANHLNNILN; this is encoded by the coding sequence GTGACAGAGGCATTACAAGCTATCACTGGAATGAATGATATCTTGCCAGAGCAAACACCGCTATGGCAGTATTTTGAAGATACAGTGGCGGACTTACTCAATAGCTATGGTTATAAACAAATCCGTACCCCTATTATGGAGTATACAGGGTTATTTAAACGCTCTATTGGTGAAGTAACCGATATTGTTGAAAAAGAAATGTACACCCTTGATAAAGAGGATGGCAAATCTTATACATTACGCCCTGAAAATACAGCAGCAGTTGTACGCTCGATGATTGAACACGGTCTAGCCCACGCAGGTCGTGTCCAAAAACTTTGGTATTGTGGCCCTATGTTCCGTCGTGAACGTCCTCAAAAAGGCCGTTATCGTCAGTTTCATCAAATTGGTGCAGAGGTATTTAACTTAGCAGGGCCTGACATTGACGCAGAACTGATTGCGCTAACATGGCGGTTATGGAAAGTGTTAGGGATTGAACAGGTTATTACCCTTGAGTTAAACAGCTTAGGCAGCTTAGAGGCGCGTAATACCTATAAGCAAGCTTTAGTAGACTATTTAACAGATCACAAAGAACAGTTGGATGAAGACAGTAAACGTCGTTTAACCACTAATCCTTTAAGAATATTAGACAGTAAAATAGAAAAAACCAAAGCTATTTTAGTTAATGCGCCTAAATTTACTGATTATATAGATGCAGATTCTGCGGCTCATTTTAAAGGGCTAACAGATCGACTAGACGCATTAGCTATTCCTTATGTTATTAATGCTAATTTAGTGCGTGGTTTAGACTATTACAACAAAACAGTATTTGAATGGACAACCACTGAATTAGGCGCACAAGGTACCGTTTGTGGTGGTGGCCGTTACGATGGTCTATTTGAGCAAATTGGTGGCAGAGCAGCCTATGGGGTTGGTTTTGCTATGGGTGTGGAACGACTTATACTTTTATTAGAAAAATTAGGTAAAATACCCCCTACATTAAACCAATTGGATATTTACTTAGTGGCTGTTGGTGAGGGTACTGATATAGCAGCACTGCAATTAGCGGAACAATTACGAGATCAATTACCACAATTGAAGTTGCAGGTTAATGCAGGTGGTGGTAATTTTAAAAACCAGCTTAAAAAAGCGGACAATAGTGGCGCTCGTTATGCAATTATTTTAGGTGGCGATGAGTTAACCCAACAAACCGTATTATGTAAATCATTACGTGATGATTCAGCACAGCAAACCATTAGTTGGTCTGAGCTAGCAAATCATCTAAACAATATATTGAACTAA
- a CDS encoding histidine phosphatase family protein has protein sequence MTIKKLTLPRKPFVFMRHAQTDANSKHMVCGSLDMLLDTTGVNQAIDCGELLAKYQWSCIATSALRRTQMTAELALPNQSFTIFKGLNERDWGRLEGTPIPEQRDYFATPAKGEAWIDFMERVAASLSEILNHYDFPLIIAHSGVWRVIKYLQGGMPEGPRIKNAQPMLLQPNPNNKEQWLAEKFLTQAKDNIRIDLTKVSYDNAMYYH, from the coding sequence ATGACAATAAAAAAACTAACTTTACCTCGTAAACCCTTTGTGTTTATGCGGCATGCACAAACAGACGCTAATTCAAAACATATGGTGTGCGGTAGTCTGGATATGTTGCTGGATACCACAGGTGTTAATCAAGCCATTGATTGCGGTGAGCTATTAGCTAAATATCAATGGTCATGTATTGCTACCAGTGCTTTGAGACGCACCCAAATGACGGCTGAATTAGCATTACCTAATCAATCTTTTACCATTTTTAAAGGGCTTAATGAACGTGATTGGGGGCGTTTAGAAGGTACTCCTATCCCTGAGCAAAGAGATTATTTTGCAACGCCTGCCAAAGGTGAAGCATGGATAGATTTTATGGAGCGAGTAGCAGCTTCACTTAGCGAGATTTTAAACCACTACGACTTCCCATTGATTATTGCTCACTCAGGTGTATGGCGAGTGATTAAGTATTTACAAGGTGGCATGCCAGAAGGGCCGCGTATTAAAAATGCACAGCCTATGTTATTACAACCTAATCCTAATAATAAGGAACAGTGGTTAGCTGAAAAATTTTTAACCCAAGCCAAAGATAATATTAGGATTGATTTAACGAAAGTGAGTTATGATAATGCTATGTATTATCACTAA
- a CDS encoding YfgM family protein: MSTQTEQEQIEELKNFWTEYGKPIFIGILLAITVVAVWKFWENRQLTNKMKEAQNYQMLVMAMSQPIDQVKEADVASIANQLQETNPNSYYAQYAKFYLAKVAVNQGKLEEAAKSLQVVLDKPADKVLEELARQRLAQVLAAQDKMPEALKLLNAPVEKAFTASRQELKGDLLLKKGDTEQARTAYQDALTAAEAAKSANLVIIKLKLNDLAKEGA, encoded by the coding sequence GTGTCTACACAAACTGAACAAGAACAGATAGAAGAGTTAAAAAATTTCTGGACAGAATATGGTAAGCCTATTTTCATTGGTATATTGTTAGCGATTACAGTGGTAGCGGTATGGAAGTTTTGGGAAAACCGCCAATTAACCAATAAAATGAAAGAAGCGCAGAACTATCAAATGCTTGTTATGGCAATGTCGCAACCCATTGACCAAGTAAAAGAAGCCGATGTGGCATCCATTGCTAACCAATTACAAGAAACTAATCCTAATAGTTATTATGCGCAATACGCTAAATTTTATTTAGCTAAAGTAGCGGTTAATCAAGGTAAGTTAGAAGAGGCAGCTAAATCATTACAAGTAGTGCTTGATAAACCTGCTGATAAAGTTTTAGAAGAACTAGCGAGACAGCGTTTAGCACAAGTGTTAGCAGCACAAGATAAAATGCCTGAAGCATTAAAACTGTTAAATGCACCTGTTGAAAAAGCCTTCACCGCAAGCCGTCAGGAGCTTAAAGGTGACTTGTTACTAAAAAAAGGTGACACCGAGCAAGCTCGCACTGCCTATCAAGATGCTTTAACCGCAGCAGAAGCTGCCAAATCAGCTAATTTAGTTATTATTAAGTTAAAGCTTAATGATCTTGCCAAAGAGGGTGCGTAA
- a CDS encoding toxin-antitoxin system YwqK family antitoxin, which yields MELVKKFILGLSLALLIAPTVASAQVQTEQTAKPVNTLLKENTIIGYFDEEGKPVASKEQSKFYRKLIKKEAADTYVIQDFYTASDKKQVDAARFTKVKNLNSFMAEEMGEIDGHYVQWYENGQKEMESHYNKGLLEGTATVWYESGQKKSEVNYKNNKMDGVFRTWYANGQLESETNFVEGVIEGPAKIWYLSGKPKLQASYNDNQIEGLVTKWYENGNKMEQYRYQDNKLEGIVTKWFEDGQKSFEATYKNNQIDGLQISWLKENNQLQKQEVEYKNGVINGFFVRYFPSGEKQIQRYAKDGKLEGFTYAWHDNGQKKLEVAYENDKRNGESTEWYNNGQKKIAGIFKNDKKEGVWNSWYTNGQLEKKCGFLENNPTFCESWYDNGTRKSEGSYIAGKKEGLWKRWHINGLQESECQFNKNIPTNCKIWNEKGQLIN from the coding sequence ATGGAATTGGTAAAGAAATTTATTTTGGGATTGAGTCTAGCATTATTAATAGCACCTACTGTTGCCAGTGCGCAGGTGCAAACAGAACAGACAGCGAAACCAGTAAATACTCTCCTTAAAGAGAATACGATTATTGGCTATTTCGATGAAGAGGGTAAACCTGTTGCAAGTAAAGAGCAGAGTAAATTCTATCGTAAACTAATAAAAAAAGAGGCAGCAGATACTTATGTAATTCAAGATTTCTATACCGCCTCAGATAAAAAACAAGTTGATGCTGCGCGATTTACCAAAGTTAAAAATCTAAACTCCTTTATGGCAGAAGAAATGGGAGAGATAGATGGACATTATGTACAGTGGTATGAAAATGGCCAAAAAGAAATGGAATCTCATTACAATAAAGGGCTTTTAGAAGGGACTGCTACTGTATGGTATGAATCAGGTCAAAAAAAATCTGAAGTTAACTATAAAAATAATAAGATGGATGGAGTTTTTAGAACATGGTACGCCAATGGCCAACTCGAATCTGAAACTAATTTTGTTGAGGGCGTTATAGAAGGGCCAGCAAAAATTTGGTATTTATCTGGTAAACCAAAACTACAAGCTAGTTACAATGATAATCAAATAGAAGGATTAGTAACAAAGTGGTATGAAAATGGTAATAAAATGGAACAGTACCGTTATCAAGATAATAAGTTAGAAGGCATAGTGACTAAATGGTTTGAAGATGGTCAAAAGAGCTTTGAAGCAACCTATAAAAATAATCAAATCGATGGTCTACAAATTTCTTGGCTTAAAGAAAATAATCAGCTACAAAAGCAAGAGGTCGAATACAAAAACGGTGTTATTAATGGGTTTTTTGTTCGTTATTTCCCTTCTGGCGAGAAACAAATTCAACGCTATGCTAAAGACGGTAAATTAGAAGGTTTTACTTATGCATGGCATGACAATGGTCAGAAAAAATTAGAAGTTGCTTATGAGAACGATAAAAGAAATGGCGAATCCACAGAGTGGTATAACAACGGCCAGAAAAAGATAGCGGGTATATTTAAGAATGATAAGAAAGAAGGCGTATGGAATAGTTGGTATACCAATGGTCAGCTAGAGAAAAAGTGTGGCTTTTTAGAGAATAATCCTACGTTCTGCGAGTCTTGGTATGATAATGGTACAAGAAAATCAGAAGGTAGTTATATTGCAGGTAAAAAAGAAGGTCTTTGGAAAAGATGGCATATTAATGGTTTACAAGAATCAGAGTGCCAATTTAATAAAAATATTCCTACTAACTGTAAAATTTGGAATGAAAAAGGCCAGCTAATTAACTAA
- a CDS encoding AAA family ATPase, with protein MLIIFGGLPATGKTTIAQALAKHIKATYLRVDTIEHSIALTGKVSADMEDMGYRIGYSLATENLKLGNSVIADSVNPLDLTRAAWRNAAKLAASEYLEVEIICSDKTIHQQHAENRLTDIPNFTLPTWQKITDRYYQPWLNKPLTIDTATTSVAQAVDLILQYLSK; from the coding sequence ATGCTAATTATTTTCGGTGGTTTACCCGCCACAGGTAAAACAACCATTGCCCAAGCCCTTGCTAAGCATATAAAAGCCACCTATTTACGAGTTGATACGATTGAACACAGCATAGCATTAACTGGAAAAGTATCTGCTGATATGGAGGATATGGGTTATCGCATTGGCTATAGTCTAGCAACAGAAAACCTAAAACTAGGCAATAGTGTGATTGCTGATTCGGTTAATCCGCTAGATCTTACCAGAGCAGCATGGCGTAACGCGGCTAAATTAGCTGCTAGTGAATATTTAGAAGTGGAAATTATCTGCTCTGATAAAACCATTCATCAACAACACGCAGAAAATCGTTTAACTGATATCCCCAACTTTACATTACCTACATGGCAAAAAATTACTGATCGTTACTATCAGCCTTGGCTTAATAAACCACTCACCATAGATACTGCCACCACTTCTGTAGCACAAGCAGTAGACCTTATTCTACAATACCTTAGTAAATAA
- a CDS encoding response regulator, with the protein MRILLIEDDKLIGDGIKVGLTAYGYSVDWFTDGSQGQQALLAADYDAVILDLGLPKIDGMQILSYWRKNGLQQPIIILTARDAIEQRVTGLQCGADDYLCKPFALEELSARLQTIIRRTHGQSSSELVYEDIRLNIANRQVTRDNQSVSLTTKEVNILELFLLNPNRLLSRELLQEKLYSWDTDVSSNTVDVYIHNLRKKLGNKIIKTVYGAGYILGNEQ; encoded by the coding sequence ATGCGAATCTTACTGATTGAAGATGATAAATTAATCGGCGATGGTATTAAGGTAGGATTAACAGCCTATGGTTACTCAGTAGATTGGTTTACAGATGGTTCACAAGGGCAACAGGCACTTTTAGCGGCTGATTATGATGCAGTGATTTTAGATCTTGGCTTACCTAAAATAGATGGTATGCAAATTCTTTCTTATTGGCGTAAAAATGGCCTGCAACAACCTATTATTATTTTGACTGCACGAGATGCCATAGAGCAACGGGTCACAGGGCTACAATGTGGTGCTGATGATTATTTATGTAAGCCCTTTGCTTTAGAAGAATTATCAGCACGTTTACAAACTATTATCAGGCGTACCCATGGACAAAGTTCCTCTGAATTAGTCTATGAAGATATTCGTCTTAATATTGCCAACCGTCAAGTAACCCGTGATAATCAATCGGTTTCCTTAACCACTAAAGAAGTGAATATCTTAGAGCTGTTTTTACTTAATCCTAATCGACTGTTATCTCGTGAATTATTACAAGAAAAATTGTATTCTTGGGATACTGATGTAAGCAGTAATACGGTGGATGTATATATCCATAACTTACGTAAAAAGTTAGGTAATAAAATAATCAAAACCGTGTATGGTGCAGGCTATATTCTAGGAAATGAGCAATGA
- the qseC gene encoding quorum sensing histidine kinase QseC — MKRLSLKFRFIIYFCITIVITWSIATGITYVLSRKILKEVFDSQQVLFAKRLASLDLNDLSQNDDEKSQIVEVHSKAIKRFDYDDDVLSFAVFNQYGKMILHDDEDGEDFIFNNKVLQQADPVYMEDTKEWRIIWLRTHDNKTIIAVGQENEYREEMAERMAIAQALPWLIMITILMIVTIITISRELLPLNKLAKELQQRQPDDSTQIIDKDAPKEIKPFIAALNSLFNKISAMIIRERRFTENAAHELRSPLTALRIQAEVAQISAINSEQQKTALNNLITGIDRASRLVDQLLTLSRLDAESKITEQQPIDWQGLIASEIDLLTPLANKKQISIKYQLINKNTQCKGNPLFVSLLIRNLIDNAIKYCPQHSQITITENSRVITIEDNGQGVDKETLARLGERFYRPAGMDITGSGLGISIVKQVAMLHRWNIQFYLVKPTGLGVKITA, encoded by the coding sequence ATGAAAAGGCTCAGTTTAAAATTTAGATTTATTATTTATTTTTGTATTACCATTGTGATTACTTGGAGCATTGCCACAGGTATTACCTATGTACTATCCAGAAAAATATTAAAAGAAGTTTTTGATAGCCAACAAGTACTTTTTGCTAAACGCCTAGCCTCATTAGATTTAAATGATCTATCACAGAATGACGATGAAAAATCACAAATAGTTGAAGTCCATTCAAAAGCTATAAAACGTTTTGACTATGATGACGATGTTTTATCCTTTGCGGTTTTTAACCAATATGGAAAAATGATTCTGCACGATGATGAAGATGGTGAGGACTTTATATTTAATAATAAAGTGCTGCAACAAGCAGACCCTGTGTATATGGAAGATACTAAAGAATGGCGAATTATTTGGCTCAGGACGCACGATAACAAAACCATTATAGCAGTAGGCCAAGAGAATGAATACCGTGAAGAAATGGCAGAACGAATGGCCATTGCACAAGCGTTACCTTGGCTGATTATGATTACTATCTTAATGATAGTAACTATTATCACTATTTCCCGTGAGTTATTACCCTTAAATAAATTAGCCAAAGAATTACAACAAAGACAACCTGATGACTCAACGCAGATTATAGATAAGGATGCACCAAAAGAAATTAAACCTTTTATAGCCGCCCTTAATTCCTTATTTAATAAAATTTCTGCCATGATTATCAGGGAAAGACGTTTTACCGAAAACGCTGCCCATGAATTGCGTTCACCCTTAACCGCATTAAGAATTCAAGCAGAAGTGGCACAGATTTCCGCCATAAATTCTGAACAACAAAAAACAGCGCTTAATAATTTAATTACAGGCATCGACAGAGCGAGTCGTCTGGTTGATCAACTATTAACCTTATCAAGGCTTGATGCAGAGTCAAAAATAACCGAGCAACAGCCGATTGATTGGCAGGGTTTAATCGCCTCTGAAATTGATTTATTAACGCCATTGGCAAATAAAAAACAGATCAGTATTAAATATCAACTGATTAATAAAAATACCCAGTGTAAAGGTAACCCTTTATTTGTTTCACTATTGATTCGTAACTTAATTGATAATGCCATTAAATATTGCCCTCAGCACAGCCAAATAACAATTACCGAAAATAGTAGGGTGATTACTATTGAAGATAATGGACAGGGTGTTGATAAGGAAACCTTAGCCCGCTTGGGAGAGCGTTTCTATAGACCCGCAGGGATGGATATAACAGGCAGTGGGCTAGGTATTTCTATTGTGAAACAGGTGGCAATGTTACATCGCTGGAATATCCAGTTTTATTTAGTGAAGCCAACGGGTTTAGGTGTCAAAATTACCGCCTAA
- the bamB gene encoding outer membrane protein assembly factor BamB — MWRKLLTICSVALVLSACSSSPKELPPAKLVKFNPEINLSVSWSRSIGDGQGDLYNRLTPAVDGGTIYAADAEGIVMAMDRYTGKVKWKKKLKLPVSGGVSANNGVVLLGTLKGEVIALEGSTGDIRWKGHVNSEILSAPVTNSNQVVVQTAADTLFGFDIITGNELWRYDNYPAILTLRGSSTPIITQDIAVFGLSTGQLIALDAKQGIPLWGQVIAIPKGRSELERMVDIDGKLLVSGNTLYVVTYQGQMAALELTTGRILWQRIASSYTGVGQNSGTAFLSLADGTVQAIDERNSSELWANSQLARRQLSGPATFYNYVAVGDFEGYLHLMSQLDGHFVARRKIDGNGVRVQPLVVDNIMYVYGNGGKLVALTIK, encoded by the coding sequence ATGTGGCGCAAATTATTAACTATTTGCTCAGTTGCCTTAGTGTTAAGTGCATGTAGCAGTAGTCCTAAAGAGTTACCACCAGCTAAGCTAGTAAAATTTAATCCAGAAATTAACTTAAGCGTCTCTTGGTCGCGCTCTATTGGCGATGGCCAAGGCGATCTCTATAATCGCTTAACACCAGCAGTAGACGGCGGCACAATTTATGCGGCTGATGCTGAAGGTATTGTAATGGCGATGGATCGCTATACTGGCAAAGTTAAATGGAAGAAAAAATTAAAGTTACCTGTTTCAGGTGGTGTATCAGCTAACAATGGCGTTGTGTTACTAGGTACTTTAAAGGGTGAAGTGATAGCCCTTGAAGGTAGCACAGGCGATATTAGATGGAAAGGCCATGTAAACAGCGAAATATTATCAGCGCCAGTTACTAACAGTAATCAAGTAGTAGTACAAACCGCAGCTGATACTTTGTTTGGTTTTGATATTATAACGGGCAACGAATTATGGCGTTATGATAACTACCCTGCTATTTTAACCTTACGTGGTAGTAGTACGCCCATTATTACGCAGGATATAGCAGTATTTGGCTTATCTACAGGTCAACTTATTGCCTTAGATGCTAAACAAGGCATTCCATTATGGGGGCAGGTAATTGCAATCCCTAAAGGGCGTTCAGAATTAGAGCGTATGGTGGATATTGATGGCAAATTATTAGTATCAGGCAATACCTTGTATGTTGTAACCTATCAAGGTCAAATGGCTGCTTTAGAACTAACCACAGGTCGTATTTTATGGCAACGAATTGCTTCTAGCTATACAGGGGTAGGACAAAATTCAGGCACTGCTTTCTTAAGTTTAGCAGATGGTACAGTACAAGCGATTGATGAACGTAACTCCAGTGAGTTATGGGCTAACTCGCAATTAGCACGTCGTCAATTATCAGGCCCTGCCACTTTTTATAACTATGTAGCAGTAGGCGATTTTGAAGGTTATTTACATTTAATGAGCCAACTCGATGGTCATTTTGTAGCGCGTCGTAAAATAGATGGTAATGGTGTTCGTGTACAACCATTAGTAGTAGATAATATAATGTATGTATATGGGAATGGTGGTAAATTAGTTGCCTTAACAATTAAATAA